CAGGCTTCCCGCCCGGCCCGATCACGGTGGTGTGCAGGGACTGATACATGTTGAACTTCGGCATCGCGATGTAGTCCTTGAACCGCCCCGGCAGCGGATTCCAGCGCGAATGCAGTGTGCCCAGGGCTGCGTAGCAGTCCCGGACGGAATCCACCAGGACCCGCACGCCCATGAGGTCATTGATGTCGTCAAAGTCCTTGTCGCGGACGATCATCTTCTGGTAAATCGAGTAATAATGCTTGGGCCGGCCGGTGATGGTTGCCTTGATCTTGGCCGTCCGCAGATCGTCGGTGATCTGGTTCCGGATGACGCTGAGGCTCTTCTCACGCTCGGGGGTCCGGTCCCCCACCATGCGGACGATTTCTTCGTACACCTTGGGGTAGAGCGCCGCGAAGGACAGGTCCTCCAGCTCCCATTTGATGGTGTTCATCCCGAGCCGGTGCGCCAGCGGGGCGAAGATTTCCAGGGTTTCCCGGGCTTTGCGGGCCGAGGACTCGGCCGAGACGAAGCGCCAGGTGCGGGCGTTGTGCAGCCTGTCCGCCAGCTTGATCATCAGCACGCGGATGTCCTTGGCCATGGCGACGACCATCTTGCGGACCGTTTCCGACTGTGCGGCTTCGCCGAAACTCACCTTGTCCAGCTTGGTGACGCCGTCAACAAGCATGGCCACCTCAGGGCCAAAGTCCCTCTTCAGGTCGGCCAGGGTGTAGGGCGTATCTTCCACCGTGTCGTGCAGGAGCGCGGCGGCGAGGGTGGTTCCGCTCAGGCCCAGTTCGGCCAGGATCGTCGCGACAGCGACCGGGTGTGTGATGTAAGGATCGCCGCTCTTGCGTTTCTGTCCCCGGTGGCTCTGCTCGGCAACGACGAAGGCCCGCTGGATGAGGTCGAAGTCCTCTTTGGGGTTGTTGGCCCGCACAGTGCGCAGCAGGGGCTCAAGAATAGGCGAATAGGTGGCCGTTCCCCGGCCGGTCAGCCTGGCGAGCCTGGACCTGGTGCGTTCGCGGCGTCCGGGGAAGGTGGGGCGGAGCCCTGAACTGTCAACCGGCACACCGGCGTCCGGGCGCCCGGACGCTACCAAGCCGGCCTGCGGACCCTGGCCCGGACCTTCACCACCGTCGGCCGTTGGCGCCGACGTCGAACGTTCTTCCAATGAAGCACCCCTCACGACCCGTTAATTATCCCAGTCTATTCCCGCGGCAGGAGACTTCTGTAACCGGACCGGATATGCGAAGGGCCGGGCCCCGTCACGAATGACGGAGCCCGGCCCTTCAGGGCTGGACAGCTCAGGCTGTTGCGGTCTCCGGTGCAGCCGCAGCCTTCGCGGCCTCACTGCGGCGGCGCTCCACCCGTTCCGCCTGCTTGACGAGCAGGGGTTCGCCCTGCCGCAGCCAGGCGTACAGCGGGGCGGCGATGAAGATCGTCGCAGCGGTGCCGATCAGGATGCCGACGAACAGGGCCAGTGAAAGGTCGCGCAGGGTGCCTGCACCCAGGAGCCCGGCCCCGATGAACAGGATGGCGCCCACCGGAAGGATGGCCACCATCATGGTGTTGATGGACCGGACCAGGGTCTGGTTGACAGCCAGGTTGACCTCTTCCCCAAAAGTGCGGCGGGTGGACGAGTTGACGTCGGCCGTGTTTTCGCGGATTTTGTCGAAGACCACCACGGTGTCGTACAGCGAGTAGCTGAGCACCGTCAGGAAGCCGATGATGGCCGACGGCGTGACTTCGAAGTCGCTCAAGGCGTAGACGCCGGCCGTGACGAACATGGTCACCAGCATGCCGACAAGCGCCGACAGCGACATCTTCCAGGTCCGGAAGTAGAGCGCCATCAGGACCGCGGCGATGCCAACAAAGATCACCAGGCCCAGCAGCGCCTGCTTGGTCACATCAGCGCCCCAGGTGGGCCCGACGAACGTGGAGGTCACCTCGTTGTCCGTAACGCCGTAAGCGGTGGTCAGGCCTTCCTTGATCCGGAGCGTTTCATCATCCGTGAGCTTGTCGGTCTGGATCCTCATGGTGGTGCCGGCCACGTTGGCTACACGGGGGACGCTGCTGCCGGCCACCACATCCTGCACGGCCTTCTCGCCGAGCGTCGAATCGGTGGTCTTCACGTTCGAGACGGTGAACTCGGATCCGCCGCGGAACTCGATGCCAAGGTTGAACCCGCCCTTGGCCACCGGCAGGAGAATGGACAGTGCCACGGCCACGGCGGCGATCAGGAACCAGATCTTCTTGGAATCGACAAAGTTGTACGAGCGCTTGCCCGTGTAAAGCTCGTTACCGAAAGTGGCAAAACTGCTGGACATTTACTTGTCCTCCTTGGATACGCTCTTGGAGGAACCGGCTAGCTGCTCCTGCTTTTCCGCCAGGCGGCGTTCTGCAATGGTCATCCGGCGCTCGGCTTCAGCTGCGGCACCGGTGTTCTTGGCGCGAACCACGGCCGGCTTGTCTTCCGGCGTGCGGAGCCTGCCGGCCCCGCGGTACAGCGGCATGGCACCGAGGCGCTTCGGGTCGAGGCCGGAGAACTTGTGGCCCTCGCCGAAGAACTTGGTGCGGGCCAGGAGCTGCAGGGTCGGGTGCGTGAACATGAACACGACGATGAGGTCGGCGATGGCGGTCAGGCCCAGGGTGAACGCGAAGCCGCGTACGTTGCCTACAGCGACGAAGTAGAGGACCAGGGCGGCCAGGAGGTTCACTGCCTTTGAAGCCAGGACGGTGCGCTTGGCGCGCTTCCAGCCGTTTTCCACGGCAGAGACAAGCCCCTTGCCTTCGCGCAGTTCATCACGGATGCGTTCAAAGTAGACGATGAAGGAGTCTGCAGTCTGTCCGATGGCCACGATGAGGCCGGCCACACCGGCGAGGGACAGCCGGTAGTTTTCGGTCCAGCCCAGAATGGCAATCGCCAGGTAGGTCAGTGCACCGGCGACCACGAGGGAGAAAATGGTGACAAATCCCAGCGCCCGGTATTGGAAGAGCGAGTAGACCACAACCAGCAGCAGGCCAATCACGCCGGCGAGCAGACCCATCCGGAGCTGCTCCCCACCCAGGGTTGCCGAAATCTGCTGTTCGCTTTGGATGTCGAAGCTGATGGGGAGGGCGCCGAACCGCAGCTGATCAGACAGCGCTTTGGCGGACTGTTCAGTGAATCCGCCCGTGATCTGGGGACGGCCGTCGGTGATCACCGCGAGGGACCGCGGGGCGGAGATGACCTGGTCATCGAGGACGATGGCGAACTGCGCTTTGGGATCGGAGCCCGATTCGCCGCCGGCGGCCACGAAGAACTGGTACAGCCGCTCGGTGACTTCCTTGAACTTGGCGGTGCCTGCCTCATCGAACTGGATGTTGACGGCCCATTCGTTGGTGACGGCGCCCTGCGCACCCTGCTGCAGCTGGAACGAAGAGGACTTGATGTTGGAGCCCTTTACCTCCACCGGACCCAGGATGTACTTGATGGCCGGGGACGTTGCGGTTGCCGGCTCACAGGTGACCAGCGGCTTGGCGGGGTCCGAGCGCTCCTGCTTGTCCTGCGAGGGCTTGTCGCAGTCCAGGGTTTCGAACTTCTTATAGATGTCGGCAGTGACCCAGTTGATGTCGCTGCTGTTGGCCGGGGCCGCCGTTGGCTTGGGCAGCTTGTCGTCCGGTGTCAGGGACTCGGTGGGCACAGCAGCGCCCGCGCCCGCCTGAAGTACCGGCCGGAAGTTCATGTCTGCCGAGGCCTGGATCAGGGCCCGGGTTTCCTTGGAGGGTGTGCCCGGAAGGCTTACCACCACGTTGCGGCCGGACTGCGTGCTGATTTCAGCTTCCGCAACACCCGAGCCGTCCACGCGCTGGCGAATGATCGCAACGGCCTGGTTAAGCTGATCCTCGTTGATGTCCGAACCGCCCTCGACCTTGGGCGCCAGGATCATCTGGGTTCCGCCTTCGAGGTCAAGCGCAAGCTTGGGTGCCCAGCTGGCATGGCCGGACATCGTGCCGCCCGCGAGCACGGCGGTCATGACGGCGACGATAACGCCGAGCCAGACCAGCACCCTGAGTGCTGAGTTTTTGGGGCCAGTACGTGCCATTGTCGATCTTTCTATTGTTTACGGAGGAGCCGCCGGGGTGAGCTCCTGGGCTCACTCACCGGCGGCAGCCCGCGGCCGTCGTTTGTTCTACGTAGCGGGACTAGGCGAAACCGCCAGACTAGCTGTCTTTCTTGCCCTCGTCGTTGAGACGCTTCAGCGATTCTTCCGGCGTTTCGGTGACAGTCTCGGGGCGGTTGACGGCCTCGGCGCGGTCAGTTTCCGCAACGGTCAGGGACGAGGCATCGTCCGGAACAACCGTGGGCTCCTCGGCAACAGCGGCCGGCTCAACGATCTTTGTGACGGCCTGGCGGTGCACGGTAGCGAGGTTGCCGGGAGAGAGCTCCAGCACCACTTTGTTCTCTTCGTCATCCATGGAGACAATCCGGCCAAAAAGACCGAAGCTGGTCATGACCTCAACCCCAGGC
This genomic window from Arthrobacter sp. 24S4-2 contains:
- the secF gene encoding protein translocase subunit SecF; its protein translation is MSSSFATFGNELYTGKRSYNFVDSKKIWFLIAAVAVALSILLPVAKGGFNLGIEFRGGSEFTVSNVKTTDSTLGEKAVQDVVAGSSVPRVANVAGTTMRIQTDKLTDDETLRIKEGLTTAYGVTDNEVTSTFVGPTWGADVTKQALLGLVIFVGIAAVLMALYFRTWKMSLSALVGMLVTMFVTAGVYALSDFEVTPSAIIGFLTVLSYSLYDTVVVFDKIRENTADVNSSTRRTFGEEVNLAVNQTLVRSINTMMVAILPVGAILFIGAGLLGAGTLRDLSLALFVGILIGTAATIFIAAPLYAWLRQGEPLLVKQAERVERRRSEAAKAAAAPETATA
- the secD gene encoding protein translocase subunit SecD — translated: MARTGPKNSALRVLVWLGVIVAVMTAVLAGGTMSGHASWAPKLALDLEGGTQMILAPKVEGGSDINEDQLNQAVAIIRQRVDGSGVAEAEISTQSGRNVVVSLPGTPSKETRALIQASADMNFRPVLQAGAGAAVPTESLTPDDKLPKPTAAPANSSDINWVTADIYKKFETLDCDKPSQDKQERSDPAKPLVTCEPATATSPAIKYILGPVEVKGSNIKSSSFQLQQGAQGAVTNEWAVNIQFDEAGTAKFKEVTERLYQFFVAAGGESGSDPKAQFAIVLDDQVISAPRSLAVITDGRPQITGGFTEQSAKALSDQLRFGALPISFDIQSEQQISATLGGEQLRMGLLAGVIGLLLVVVYSLFQYRALGFVTIFSLVVAGALTYLAIAILGWTENYRLSLAGVAGLIVAIGQTADSFIVYFERIRDELREGKGLVSAVENGWKRAKRTVLASKAVNLLAALVLYFVAVGNVRGFAFTLGLTAIADLIVVFMFTHPTLQLLARTKFFGEGHKFSGLDPKRLGAMPLYRGAGRLRTPEDKPAVVRAKNTGAAAEAERRMTIAERRLAEKQEQLAGSSKSVSKEDK
- the yajC gene encoding preprotein translocase subunit YajC, yielding MNIVLFAMLGIFVFMMFRRNKKTKDQQATLQSQFAPGVEVMTSFGLFGRIVSMDDEENKVVLELSPGNLATVHRQAVTKIVEPAAVAEEPTVVPDDASSLTVAETDRAEAVNRPETVTETPEESLKRLNDEGKKDS